tcttccctgactctctctcttctctctcgacaATTTCTTCATTCGGCGATTTCTACgatttgttgttttaaaaaaaaaaaagcttggaGCTCTTCCTCCGGATCATTCTCGAAATGGGTCTGTGTTATTCAGTAGATCGAACCACTGGGAAGGAAACAGGAGAAACCAGCACCACCGCCTCTGCGACGGAGACGGCTGACGAGAGATTAGGCTCCAGACGGTGGCGGCGGCCGAGATATTTAATGGGCGGCGGCGAAATCGAACAGGTTTTGGGTCGCTTTGTTTCCAATGGTTCTAGTAAGGTGGCATTTCTTTACACTCAGCAAGGCAAGAAAGGGACTAACCAAGACGCCATGCTTGTCTTTGAGGTTcgtttttttatatctttctaAAAATGATCTTTTCAATCTGTTTTTGCAAcacttttggattttgattattattcacATAACAATTTAGGGTATTGTGTTCCTCATTCGATTAAGTGTTGTTCAATGTATGGAGAAAGCTACTTGGATGATCCAGAACATGATTACATTATTCTTATGTTGCTAAGTGCttaggaagagagagagaaacttggAATGATGCATGACTATTATCAATTTCTGGGACCATTACAAAGCTTAGAACTTTGAAGATTGAGATGGctgtgtttgtttgttcttgtgttGTCTTAAGTCTTTGACCTGTTTCTGCAGAAACCAGAACTTCTGCTCGAGAGATGATACAGTTCaaaactcttcttttcttgcagTCCATGAAGAGAATCTGCAAAGGAGAATATAATAATGTTGATCCACGTAACACAGAATGCTTGAAACTCGTGGAAGAATTTGAAAAGGTACAAACAAACACGCTCATGGAAATTTTAGGTTATGTTCTGTTTCTGTCTACCTAATAAAACTCACCACTAATTCAGacttttgttgttatttatagTGCATTGATAGAATAAACGAATCACATATAATAGCGCCAGACTGTGAAGAGAATCAAGAGACACCTCCTGATTGCTATGTAATCCAACTTGCCTTCTCTCAACTCAATTGAAAATGACCTCAGAATCGGAACAAAGCGGGTTAGTGAAGAAGAATGATTTGCACATCAAAggtacagaggaagaagaagtgcaGAAATCTGAGTCCGTTACTACTATGGATGAGCAATGGTGTGAGCTAAATCCAAAGTGGATAAGATACTCGCCGACGTGAAAGCTGATAACGTTACGGTGGTTCCAACTCACAATCACTGCTTCTGGGCCGATTACATGGTCGTCGCCACCGGAAGATCCGATTGGCACTTAAAAAAACATCGCTCAAGCATTAGTCTACAAGGTACACACTTCTTCCACCTTCCTCTGTCGTTATGATTGTTTGATTTGGGTTTAGCCAATTTTGTGAATTCGATATGTTTGGAATTGACAAGTAGCTCTGTTTTGTAAAATCTGTTATTTTTGTGAACATTATATAGAGTGATCAAATGGTTTCTTTCACAGGCCAAGCAAAAGCAGAAAGGAGCAAAACATATAATGCTGCCTTCTGTGCAAGGGTACGATAGCAAGTGGGTTGTCATAGACTACGGTTCGTGTGTTCATGTTTCTTCTATCTACACAAaagtgttgatttttttttttatacttctTTGGAGTTGTGTTTGGCTGTAATTCTCTGGATACCGTGTAGGCAAGTTTGTAGTCCATGCACTTGATGTTCGTGTGTTCATGTTTCTTCTATCCAAATGAGAACAATGATGAACTTCCCGAGATGTTCTTGATTATGTATATACTTTGATTGATTATCTTCATTTCACACtcttatatatagatagagtatatactttgattgattatcttaaaaattagagtttgataattaataaacattaattaaaaattattatttaaatgattgagcAATTTTCTTTAGGTTCTCTAGTGGAGAGatgattttgcttaagttctcttaggggggtgtattggaACAAAGATTTTAGAGGATTTTGTGGAGTTTGtatgttttggtgttttgagAAATTTGAGTAGTGTTTTAGGATATTTAGGtagatttgttagattttttatCTAAATGATTGTTGATTAGGTGAGATTTACCGGAGTGATTTAGGAAGACTTTGGGTGAttgtgagaatttttttttagcattaaaaaagaggaaacaattttctttttagaattttttttgtagcacTCTAGATGGCTTCAACATCATCGAGTGATGCAGATGCAAGAACAAGTTCAGTGTAATTCTTGAgtcttgccttcttcttctccttttgcaATCTAAAATCCTCTTTTTTGCTTGCTCTGTAGCTGTTGGGACTCTTTGTCCTCTTGCACAATCTCTTGGATACACACTTATCTGCACAAACAATCTCCTCAAGCAAATTAGTGTTATTGTAGAAAGAAACTTAACCAAAAGCTAACAGAGAATAGTAAGAGCTCAACAGCTTCTACATTCGACAATGTTGTGGTTATAGAACATcatacatacaaacaaaataccTTCATCGTAAATACAACTATACAAGCATAACCTAGAAACATTACAGAACTAAATCCGAAGTGAAAGCTAGAGAGCTTTTAATTTCAGCACTTCATGTTTAACAACATCATTCATGAATCAATCTCCTCAACCAATATAGATTTATCCTAACACAAGTAGAAGTCCACCTGAATAATCGatatcaaatatcaaacatAACTAAAGAGTAGAAAGAATTGGAGAAGAGAAGTTTGAACCTAACGAAGAACAAAATTGGGTTTCTCTTcagttcctttttgttttttgttcaatggatcaatggagagagagagacaNCTCTTGCACAATCTCTTGGATACACACTTATCTGCACAAACAATCTCCTCAAGCAAATTAGTGTTATTGTAGAAAGAAACTTAACCAAAAGCTAACAGAGAATAGTAAGAGCTCAACAGCTTCTACATTCGACAATGTTGTGGTTATAGAACATcatacatacaaacaaaataccTTCATCGTAAATACAACTATACAAGCATAACCTAGAAACATTACAGAACTAAATCCGAAGTGAAAGCTAGAGAGCTTTTAATTTCAGCACTTCATGTTTAACAACATCATTCATGAATCAATCTCCTCAACCAATATAGATTTATCCTAACACAAGTAGAAGTCCACCTGAATAATCGatatcaaatatcaaacatAACTAAAGAGTAGAAAGAATTGGAGAAGAGAAGTTTGAACCTAACGAAGAACAAAATTGGGTTTCTCTTcagttcctttttgttttttgttcaatggatcaatggagagagagagacaaggacgaagagagaagagaaagctaAAGAGGTCTTACCTCTCGTGGTCTCACGATGCAGTTTATTTTTGTgggtatttttctttgttttgttttgtttttaattcctTCAAATACCACCTCTCGTGGTGTGattgttttgttcatatttttcaactacAAAAGTATCCAAAATCACTCAAAATCCGTTTTcagtatttttttgaaaattatttgtttagtttgaataacagtagatttgatatgacttttaaaaatacttaattgaataacaaggtattgtgaatgattttggataattttacataaatttcatttttaataacatgggatttgagaacagattttaaaattctgatttgaataacatgtgattttaacaaaactccaaaatcttctaaaatttcAGTTCCAATATACCGTCCTTAgaattgttttaattaatttagtttaattatataattaattaatatgtgaGTAACGTACGAAGGTTGCTCCAATAAAGATGGTCTTAACACCTTTTTTAAGCACCACCGTTCAGGTCAAAAAAAGCTTCGAGATTTGCTTCTTATACTAAACTAATAACTAATAAGAGCTTCTTCCGTTACTTTTTGGAATGACGTCGTTGGTTATTCCACAAAGTCTCAGACCGGTTTGATTAACTCATCTAATCCACTCGTACCGATTTCAGCTTGAATTGAACCATAAACCTTCCCTGCCTGGTAGAGACTCTCTCTCAACTCTTCAAAGTAatgagccttttttttttcaacggaCTAAGCCACAAATCCAACTTGTACTTTCTATTCCTCGGAATCTTCAGAtgagtgacttttttttttttttggcaaacctTCGGATGAGTGACTTGGCTTCCGTTATTTCAATATAACTAGGACAGACTTAGGGTTATgcatatgttctgttttttttgttgttgtctcttgTTGTTTGGAACAGATCTGCGAGAAGAAAACCAATGGGATTGTTTATTCGTCTTGCCGCCGTGAAAGGGCTGAGGAAGAAGGTAGAAGGAGgatgcaaaagaagaagaagaggcatcGTGAAGTCCGCCGGTTCGAGATCAGCTACCTTTGAAGAGATCCCCGAGGAGGTGTTGATAGAGATTCTGGCAAGATTACCAGCGAAGTCGGTGATGAGGTTCAAGTGCGTGTCAAAGCACTGGTCATCCCTCATCTCCTCCCGATATTTCACCAACCTTTTCTTCCAAGTGTCATCACCGAAGCGAGAACCGCGTGTGTTCATGTTTCTTTCAGACAATGAACACCTTTGTGCGTTGCtctctaataataataactttatATCAGACTCTTACCCTCATCTCAACCAAGATCTGACCATGCCGGGAATGGGAGGCTGCTTTGTAAACGCACTTCGTGGCTTAATGTGTTTCAGAGTTGGGCGAGAGGTACGGATCTGTAACCTCACCACCAGGCAGCTCCTGAAATTGCCCCGAGTGAAATCTAACATTTTGGATGAAGCTGGAGGCGAGTTCCGTATGTGGAACTATTTTGGGCACGACTCTGTTCACGATGAGTACAAAGTGCTCAGCACAGTTTGTGAGGTGAATGAGGAAGAGAGAGTAGTGAGATCCGAGCATAAGGTTTTGATACTTGGTCTTGGAGCTTATTGGAGAAGCACTCAGAGCacaactcctcctcctcctcctcatcgtccTTACTCTCAAGGTATCTCGATCAACGGTGTCTTGTATTATGGAGCTTGGGTTGACAAGAACACATGTGTGCTCATGAGTTTTGACTTGACTTCTGAGGAGTTCAGTTTGATTGAATTACCCATTGAGGCTAGCATTGTCTGGCATGTCCATCGGGCTAATCTCATGATCTACGAAAGTAAGATAGCTGTTTTCGAGTATTCACGTCTCATGACTGAATGTATTCTAGACCTGTGGGTGGTTGAGGATGCAGGGAAGAGTAAATGGTCGCATAAGGCTTTTGTTTTGCCTAGTCACCAGCTTATGCAATGCCTCAGTTTTGATGTATTGTTGATGCACAATACCGGTCGCAGCAGAGAGCTCAGGTTGTCTGGGACAAGCATTGATAGAACTAAAGTATCATCAATACATGCTATTTACGATTTAGAAAAGAACGGTGTATCAAGAGGGGTTGTTATAGGGGCACTACACCCCAAGTTCTCTGGAACCCGGTCTTTGCATACCACTCTTTGGGATGATGTTGAGAGCATCATGTGTTTGAAAACCTTAAACTAAtttcagcttcttctcttttttcttttgttatattaCCTTCTGATCTATTCAATCTAATAAGCACATAACTTATTTTTATGTGGTCAAGCTCATCCTTTAGATATCTTAGAACAGAAATTTGTTATTGCATTTGTCTCTGGTCATCTTATACTATGAAATTACTCATGCAAGTATATAATAATCTTCATTGAGTCATTGGAAACCTCTGTTTGCGTTCTGACTTTTGTGTCCAGTATTCAAGCTTAGGAGGCTCAAGTACTATTTAGTGTTATGCATAAATCTGAGATGAATTCGAGAACAATGTTTTTGTCAAGTGTAACACAGATAAATATTttcacaacacttttatttatttaacactccatatttaatttctttcaaaataactttaacaaaattttttttcccaaaaaaaaaaaaaaaagaaacttaatagtaaattttttggaaaataatttccaaaaaaaatcgttgataataaataaaatatattagctTATCCACTCTCTCTTCCTCATCATCCCAAAGTCTCACAAACCcctttttgaaaaaatgtcATCAGCTTATTATTGTTCCTCCGCCGTGGCTGTATCCGCCGCAGCCACCGCCTCTTCCTTGAATCCGTTATTCACCTCCCACTCCAATCTCCGACTCTTTTATCGTTTCACACCTAAATCCTTCAAACTCGTTGCCAGTTGCCCTAATCCGCTAATCCTCCATCCGAATACCCGTCGCCACCGCTTCTTCTGCACCGCCGATACCGAAGCTAACTCAGCCGAGAGCGAAATCGAAGCTTTActagaagaagacgacgacgacgacgtagaagatgaagaagaagaagtagaggacGAAGAAGACGCAGATGAGAAACAGACTACGCAAGCGAGTGTTGAAGAAGGAAGGCTTTACGTTGGGAACTTACCTTACACAATCACTTCCTCTGAGCTCTCTCAGATTTTTGGAGAAGCTGGCAATGTCGTCGATGTTCAGGTTTGAATTTGATGAGAGATTCTATCAAAAGTATCGATTTGATTTGGAGAGAGTTTAAGTTAAAGCTGGAAAAGATTGTGTTCTTTGTTGCACAGATTGTTTATGATAAAGTCACTGATAGAAGCAGAGGGTTTGGATTTGTAACCATGGGAACCATTGAAGAAGCTAAAGAAGCTATTAAGATGTTTAACACTTCTGTAAGTTCTCATCATTTTTGATCAAAGCTTCTGAAGAATGTTTCTGATCTCTTGTGTGTGTTGAGTTTGTAGCAAATTGGTGGTAGAACGGTGAAAGTGAACTTCCCGGAGGTGCCAAGAggtggagagagagaagtaaTGAGAACTAAAATCCGTGATAATAACCGGAGTTATGTAGACAGTCCTCACAAGATCTATGCAGGAAACCTTGGTTGGAACTTAACCTCACAGGGTCTTAAAGATGCGTTTGGTGATCAACCTGGTGTGCTTGGTGCTAAAGTTATCTATGAGAGAAACACCGGGAGGTCTCGGGGATTTGGTTTCATCTCTTTCGAGTCAGGGGAAGATGTTCAGTCTGCTTTGGCTACCATGAATGGAGTTGtaaggcttcttcttctctctccttgtTTGGTTGGGGTGATTTGGGTTTGAGACTTGGGTTTGAGGCTCactagttttggttttggttttaggaaGTTGAAGGACGAGCGCTGAGGCTGAATTTGgcttcagagagagagaagcccaCTGTGTCTCCACCAACTGTAGAAGAAGGAGTAACTGAAGAGGCCAGTCTAGAGAGTAGTGAGGTGCTTACAAACGTCAGTACATGAAGAAGCAACATCACAATAGATTCCGGATAAGTTTTCAGACTGATCAGCACGAGGGCCAAAAGCGAAAATTTTGTTGTCTTTATAAATGTATTGTTGTATTCtactaagaagaagacaatatATGAGATAGAAAACAAGAGACCAT
The sequence above is drawn from the Camelina sativa cultivar DH55 chromosome 4, Cs, whole genome shotgun sequence genome and encodes:
- the LOC104781085 gene encoding RNA-binding protein CP33, chloroplastic-like is translated as MSSAYYCSSAVAVSAAATASSLNPLFTSHSNLRLFYRFTPKSFKLVASCPNPLILHPNTRRHRFFCTADTEANSAESEIEALLEEDDDDDVEDEEEEVEDEEDADEKQTTQASVEEGRLYVGNLPYTITSSELSQIFGEAGNVVDVQIVYDKVTDRSRGFGFVTMGTIEEAKEAIKMFNTSQIGGRTVKVNFPEVPRGGEREVMRTKIRDNNRSYVDSPHKIYAGNLGWNLTSQGLKDAFGDQPGVLGAKVIYERNTGRSRGFGFISFESGEDVQSALATMNGVEVEGRALRLNLASEREKPTVSPPTVEEGVTEEASLESSEVLTNVST
- the LOC104781079 gene encoding putative F-box protein At3g52320 isoform X1, whose product is MGLFIHLDAVKGLRKKVEGGCKGRRRRRGIVKSAGSRSATFEEIPEEVLIEILARLPAKSVMRFKCVSKHWSSLISSRYFTNLFFQVSSPKREPRVFMFLSDINEHHNCALLSNNKLESDSFPHLNQDLTLPGMEGCFVNALRGLMCFRVGREVRICNLTTRQLLKLPRVKSNILDEAGGEFRMWNYFGHDSVHDEYKVLSTVCEVNEEERVVRSEHKVLILGLGAYWRSTQSTTPPPPPHRPYSQGISINGVLYYGAWVDKNTCVLMSFDLTSEEFSLIELPIEASIVWHVHRANLMIYESKIAVFEYSRLMTECILDLWVVEDAGKSKWSHKAFVLPSHQLMQCLSFDVLLMHNTGRSRELRLSGTSIDRTKVSSIHAIYDLEKNGVSRGVVIGALHPKFSGTRSLHTTLWDDVESIMCLKTLN
- the LOC104781081 gene encoding probable protein phosphatase 2C 18, translating into MGLCYSVDRTTGKETGETSTTASATETADERLGSRRWRRPRYLMGGGEIEQVLGRFVSNGSSKVAFLYTQQGKKGTNQDAMLVFESMKRICKGEYNNVDPRNTECLKLVEEFEKCIDRINESHIIAPDCEENQETPPDCYVIQLAFSQLN
- the LOC104781079 gene encoding putative F-box protein At3g52320 isoform X2, giving the protein MGLFIRLAAVKGLRKKVEGGCKRRRRGIVKSAGSRSATFEEIPEEVLIEILARLPAKSVMRFKCVSKHWSSLISSRYFTNLFFQVSSPKREPRVFMFLSDNEHLCALLSNNNNFISDSYPHLNQDLTMPGMGGCFVNALRGLMCFRVGREVRICNLTTRQLLKLPRVKSNILDEAGGEFRMWNYFGHDSVHDEYKVLSTVCEVNEEERVVRSEHKVLILGLGAYWRSTQSTTPPPPPHRPYSQGISINGVLYYGAWVDKNTCVLMSFDLTSEEFSLIELPIEASIVWHVHRANLMIYESKIAVFEYSRLMTECILDLWVVEDAGKSKWSHKAFVLPSHQLMQCLSFDVLLMHNTGRSRELRLSGTSIDRTKVSSIHAIYDLEKNGVSRGVVIGALHPKFSGTRSLHTTLWDDVESIMCLKTLN